One Misgurnus anguillicaudatus chromosome 19, ASM2758022v2, whole genome shotgun sequence genomic region harbors:
- the LOC129436596 gene encoding N-acetylglucosamine-6-phosphate deacetylase, producing MPSNKSVSDAPITQFVNCRILKDHRLQREDLWVREGKILNPEKLFFDEKGFADYKVDCGNKIIAPGFIDVQLNGGYGVDFSQASSDIKGGVALVAKKILEHGVTSFLPTLVTSPPIIYHKVIPEIKVQDGGPEGAGVLGLHLEGPFISEEKRGAHPPQFLRTFKAGGVADLIETYGRLENVAMVTLAPELANSEAAIHELAGRGIAVSLGHSMADLSQAEEAVQNGASFITHLFNAMLPFHHRDPGIVGLLTSDRIPPGRIVYYGMIADGIHTNPAALRIAHRAHPAGLVLVTDAVTAMGLPPGRHTLGQQQIDIQGLHAYVAGTTTLSGSIATMDMCVRHFREASGCTVEAALEAASLHPAQLLGITDRKGTLDYGTDADFVLLDDMLTVRETYIAGQQVWRK from the exons ATGCCATCCAACAAGAGTGTGTCTGATGCCCCAATCACACAGTTTGTGAACTGCAGGATCCTAAAAGACCACAGGCTGCAAAGGGAA GACCTGTGGGTTCGGGAGGGCAAGATTTTGAACCCCGAAAAGCTGTTCTTTGATGAAAAGGGTTTTGCAGATTACAAAGTTGACTGTGGGAATAAAATCATTGCACCGGGGTTCATAGATGTTCAGTTAAATG GTGGGTATGGTGTTGACTTCTCCCAAGCCAGTAGTGACATCAAAGGGGGTGTGGCTTTGGTGGCCAAAAAGATTCTTGAACATGGTGTCACCTCGTTCCTTCCCACCCTCGTTACCTCTCCACCAATCATATATCACAAG GTCATCCCAGAGATCAAAGTTCAGGACGGAGGACCTGAAGGGGCGGGGGTATTAG GTCTTCACCTGGAGGGTCCGTTTATCAGTGAAGAGAAAAGAGGCGCCCACCCTCCTCAGTTCCTTCGCACTTTTAAAGCCGGGGGCGTGGCTGACCTCATAGAGACGTATGGGCGGCTGGAGAATGTTGCTATGGTAACACTTGCTCCAGAATTGGCCAATAGTGAAGCAGCAATCCATGAACTAGCAGGAAGGGGCATAGCCGTGTCACTTG GTCACTCGATGGCTGATCTCTCTCAGGCTGAGGAGGCTGTGCAGAACGGAGCCTCATtcataacacatttatttaacgCCATGTTGCCT TTTCATCACAGAGACCCGGGCATTGTGGGATTGCTTACGAGTGACCGCATACCACCTGGCCGGATAGTTTACTATGGTATGATCGCAGATGGGATCCACACAAACCCTGCTGCCCTACGCATTGCCCACAGAGCTCATCCTGCAG GGTTGGTGCTGGTCACAGATGCCGTGACAGCGATGGGTCTTCCACCCGGTCGGCACACACTCGGCCAACAGCAGATTGACATCCAGGGCCTTCATGCATATGTGGCAG gCACCACCACATTGAGTGGCAGCATTGCGACGATGGACATGTGTGTTAGACACTTCAGAGAGGCATCAG GTTGTACTGTAGAAGCCGCATTAGAAGCTGCATCTCTGCATCCCGCTCAGCTGCTGGGAATCACTGACAGGAAGGGAACGCTGGATTACGGCACAGATGCAG
- the LOC141351145 gene encoding noggin-2-like, with translation MEMKVSPGLVLCVSVTIQLALPQHQLRVRPLPSDHLPVPDLQEDPNPALEPGQRDLLPRFLWQKLGSSFDPRYSSIDPPTRDNGSEVTQEPAIGVGPMPREFQELTFADLKAGWKTQRRVRRWLWSYTRCPVASVWKDLGVRFWPRYVKEGRCTSERSCSLPVGMFCKPVESVSVTLLRWHCQGSRALKSCAWILAHYPVISRCGCAC, from the coding sequence ATGGAAATGAAGGTTTCGCCCGGGCTCGTGCTCTGCGTGTCTGTCACCATTCAGCTCGCGCTGCCTCAGCATCAACTGCGCGTACGCCCGTTGCCTAGCGACCACCTGCCAGTACCGGATCTGCAGGAGGACCCGAACCCGGCGCTTGAACCGGGGCAGCGGGATTTACTTCCTCGCTTTCTGTGGCAAAAACTCGGCAGCAGTTTTGACCCCCGCTATTCCTCCATTGACCCCCCGACGCGGGATAACGGGTCCGAGGTCACGCAAGAGCCGGCGATTGGTGTCGGACCGATGCCTCGTGAGTTTCAGGAGCTAACATTCGCAGATCTCAAAGCGGGATGGAAAACGCAGCGCAGAGTTCGGCGGTGGTTGTGGTCGTACACCCGGTGCCCGGTGGCGTCTGTCTGGAAGGATCTGGGCGTCCGGTTCTGGCCGCGATACGTCAAGGAGGGACGTTGCACGAGCGAACGGTCGTGTTCTCTACCAGTGGGCATGTTTTGCAAACCGGTAGAGTCCGTGAGTGTCACGCTGCTGCGGTGGCACTGCCAGGGCTCGCGCGCACTCAAGAGCTGCG